A window of the Garra rufa chromosome 10, GarRuf1.0, whole genome shotgun sequence genome harbors these coding sequences:
- the LOC141343676 gene encoding protein NLRC3-like — translation MEQRNTAASPEASCVSVKSNNSMEFPLSFSVEAVTSDPRSCKRDNQTHVQSKCGVCREVLKGPVSITCGHSFCRQCIIAYWDKLIQAEDFDCPHCRKRFRTYPVLQPVMEASSSAGSAHCDTQADLQEKTGDLQKADDDKLQRVKHKHKTRMKNKYESLFEGMKLQENETLLNRIYTQLYIIEGESEGVNEEHEVLQMEKTARTQHAQDTPIYCNDIFKASPEPECEEKDKLKVVLTKGIAGIGKTISVQKFILDWAEGKANKDVDFMFLLPFRELNLIQDHQYSLHKILLAFHPELQDLDSKIYEECKIVFIFDGLDESRITLMFSNAQKVSDVTESSSVGLLMSNLITGELLPSALIWITSRPAAANQIPSEYINRLTEIQGFNELQKEEYFRKRISDQHQANRIISHIRRARSLHIMCHIPVFCWISATVLQKLLNEDLSAEIPQTLTEMYIHFLLIQINMRNQKYEERDLEKIPLHYNREVIVKLAEVAFKQLMKGNVMFYEKDLSESGIDVTNASVYSGICTEIFKEESVIHQRKVYSFIHLSIQEFLAAFHVFYCYLSCTMETLKVFDSMHYLHKGAIDKALKSENGQLDLFLRFLLGISLESNQRLSQDLLTHSENSSDSIKRTSRYIKDKIKNGQGLSTERSINLFLCLLEVKDQTLSREIQEFVKSDKHSEKKLSPAHCSTIAYMLQMSEGPLDELDLKKYNTSDEGRRRLIPAVSNCINALLSDCSLTVQWCESLSSALQFSNSVLREMDLSNNDLQDSGVKLLSDGLKSPNCQLQILRLSSCNLTGQSCEIVSSELKSSNCALRDLDLSNNDLQDSGINLLSDALKSPNCQLQILRLSGCMVTEEGCGYLSSALSSNPSHLRELDLSYNHPGQSGVQLLNDKLNDPSCSLQILNVDHGGEFRITAGLRKYACDLTLDPNTAHTQIILCEDNKTAKHIKDHQPYPDHPERFECLQVLCGEKLTGRCYWEAKWSGTGTEISVAYKGISRKGGSDCMFGFNQKSWNLSGFYKRFIACHSNNSTDIPAPSFSSNRVGVYLDCSAGTLSYYSISDTHTLTHIHTFKTTFTEPLYAGFGVYYDSSVSLCHSKDVNHKNE, via the exons ATGGAGCAGAGAAACACTGCAGCATCTCCTGAAGCCAGCTGTGTGTCTGTGAAAAGTAACAATTCTATGGAATTTCCACTTTCATTCAGTGTTGAAGCTGTGACCTCTGACCCCAG AAGTTGTAAGAGGGATAATCAGACCCATGTGCAGTCCAAATGTGGAGTGTGTAGAGAGGTTCTTAAAGGTCCTGTCTCTATAACCTGTGGACACAGTTTCTGCAGACAGTGTATTATCGCTTACTGGGATAAGTTGATACAAGCAGAAGACTTTGATTGTCCACATTGCAGAAAGAGATTCAGAACATATCCTGTTCTACAACCAGTCATGGAAGCATCCAGTTCTGCTGGTTCCGCTCACTGTGACACACAGGCAGACCTACAAGAGAAGACTGGAGACCTGCAGAAAGCAGATGATGATAAACTGCAAAGAGTCAAACACAAGCACAAAACCAGAATGAAAAACAAGTACGAGAGCTTATTTGAGGGAATGAAACTCCAAGAGAATGAAACCCTCCTCAACAGGATCTACACACAGCTCTACATCATAGAGGGAGAgagtgaaggagtgaatgaagaaCATGAAGTTTTACAGATGGAGAAAACAGCCAGAACACAACATGCACAAGACACTCCAATCtactgcaatgacatctttaaagCCTCACCTGAACCAGAATGTGAAGAGAAAGACAAACTCAAGGTTGTTCTTACTAAAGGCATCGCTGGAATCGGAAAAACCATCTCTGTGCAAaagttcattctggactgggcAGAGGGAAAAGCCAATAAAGATGTAGATTTCATGTTTTTGCTGCCATTTCGAGAGCTGAACTTGATTCAAGACCATCAGTACAGTCTTCACAAAATTCTGCTGGCTTTTCATCCTGAACTTCAAGATCTGGACTCAAAAATTTATGAAGAGTGTAAAATTGTGTTCAtttttgatggtctggatgaaagTAGAATTACACTGATGTTTTCAAATGCTCAGAAAGTTTCTGATGTGACTGAGAGTTCATCGGTGGGCTTGTTGATGTCAAACCTCATCACAGGAGagctgcttccctctgctctcatctggatcacttccagaccagcagcagccaatcagatcccctcCGAATACATCAACCGTCTGACAGAAATTCAGGGATTCAATGAGCTTCAGAAAgaggaatatttcaggaagagaattAGTGACCAGCATCAGGCCAACAGAATCATCTCACACATTAGAAGAGCAAGAAGCctccacatcatgtgccacatacccgtcttctgctggatctcagccacTGTGCTTCAAAAGCTCCTAAATGAAGATCTGAGTGCGGAAATCCCTCAAACTCTGACTGAAATGTACATTCACTTCCTGCTGATTCAGATCAACATGAGGAATCAGAAGTATGAAGAGAGAGATCTAGAGAAGATCCCCCTGCATTACAACAGAGAAGTGATTGTGAAGCTTGCTGAAGTGGCTTTCAAACAGCTGATGAAGGGCAATGTGATGTTCTATGAAAAAGACCTTAGTGAGAGTGGCATAGATGTCACCAACGCCTCAGTGTATTCTGGGATTTGCACTGAAATCTTTAAGGAGGAATCTGTGATTCATCAGAGGAAAGTTTACAGCTTCATTCATCTGAGCATTCAGGAGTTTCTTGCTGCTTTCCACGTGTTTTACTGCTATTTAAGCTGCACAATGGAGACCCTTAAGGTTTTTGATTCAATGCATTATCTGCATAAAGGAGCAATAGATAAAGCCCTTAAGAGTGAGAATGGACAGCTGGATCTGTTCCTGCGGTTCCTGCTGGGCATCTCACTGGAATCCAATCAGAGACTTTCACAGGATCTACTGACACACTCAGAGAACAGCTCAGATAGCATTAAGAGAACCTCACGGTACATTAAAGATAAGATCAAGAATGGACAAGGACTTTCCACTGaaagatccatcaatctgttcctctGTCTACTGGAAGTGAAAGATCAGACTCTGTCCAGAGAGATTCAGGAGTTTGTGAAATCAGACAAACACTCAGAGAAGAAACTCTCTCCTGCTCACTGCTCAACAATCGCCTACATGCTTCAGATGTCAGAGGGGCCATTGGATGAGTTGGATCTGAAGAAATACAATACATCAGATGAGGGTAGAAGAAGACTGATACCAGCTGTGAGCAACTGTATAAACGCTCT ACTCTCTGACTGTAGTCTCACTGTGCAGTGGTGTGAGAGTTTATCATCAGCTCTTCAATTCTCAAACTCTGTCTTGAGAGAGATGGACCTGAGTAATAATGACCtacaggattcaggagtgaagttACTTTCAGATGGATTGAAGAGTCCTAACTGTCAGCTGCAGATACTAAG ATTGTCCAGCTGTAATCTTACTGGTCAGTCCTGTGAAATTGTGTCATCAGAACTAAAATCCTCAAATTGTGCCCTGAGAGATTTggatctgagtaacaatgacctacAAGATTCGGGGATAAATCTGCTCTCTGATGCACTGAAGAGCCCAAACTGTCAGCTGCAGATACTGAG GTTGTCAGGCTGTATGGTCACAGAGGAAGGCTGTGgttatttgtcttcagctctgagttcaaacccctcacacctgagagagctggatctgagctacaatcatcCAGGACAATCAGGAGTCCAGCTGCTCAATGACAAACTGAACGATCCAAGCTGCTCACTGCAGATACTCAA TGTGGACCATGGAGGAGAGTTCAGGATTACAGCAGGACTACGGAAAT atgcctgtgaTCTCACACTGGACCCAAACACAGCACACACTCAAATCATCTTGTGTGAGGACAACAAGACGGCAAAACATATAAAAGACCATCAGCcttatcctgatcatccagagagGTTTGAATGTCTTCAGGTTCTGTGTGGAGAGAAACtgactggacgctgttactgggaggctAAATGGAGTGGGACAGGGACAGAAATATCAGTGGCATATAAAGGAATCAGCAGGAAAGGAGGAAGTGACTGTATGTTTGGATTCAATCAAAAGTCCTGGAATCTGAGTGGCTTTTACAAACGTTTCATTGCCTGTCACAGTAATAATAGCACTGATATACCTGCcccttcattttcatctaatCGAGTAGGTGTGTATCTGGACTGTTCAGCTGGCACACTGTCCTACTACAGCATCTctgacacacacactctcacacacatacacacattcaaAACCACATTCACTGAACCCCTGTATGCTGGATTTGGGGTTTATTATGACTCATCTGTGTCTCTGTGTCACAGCAAGGATGTCAATCACAAaaatgaatga